A section of the Osmia lignaria lignaria isolate PbOS001 chromosome 3, iyOsmLign1, whole genome shotgun sequence genome encodes:
- the LOC117607967 gene encoding uncharacterized protein LOC117607967 has translation MSGYLGNITLPPTLLHDPKYPPAMREKDSSPRKMPGHISPKQASIYPLSVRVPDVEELPYDLSHGHGRGLSSPTNQQQHQQQPHMSPAARPPQTHHQDDLDCEPLDLRVDHKKERLTDENQNEIEVLNQNSLGNSIPYHTVLFPQHHAVHPLVLEAMYRSHHHTSPVPDLPKIQVRALPTMVPLPPNRFPSTTSSTSPSSSQTVPRVPSPSSGPQHPQQQQSHSSQQQQPPQPASSLPPYSISVQAGLKPKDRYSCKFCGKVFPRSANLTRHLRTHTGEQPYKCKYCERSFSISSNLQRHVRNIHNKEKPFKCPLCERCFGQQTNLDRHLKKHDADGPTILDEVRSRYHGQLPRADESYFEEIRSFMGKITSQRQGIPYFPGLLGHGGDEFRNDKQQLQLEEKRGDSSYFSDRDNLSSRSSSTTSRPESVQEEQREVNSPPMSPGNNT, from the coding sequence ATGAGCGGATATCTCGGTAACATCACCCTGCCCCCAACGTTGTTGCACGACCCGAAGTATCCTCCAGCCATGCGGGAGAAGGACTCAAGTCCAAGAAAAATGCCGGGCCATATCAGCCCAAAGCAGGCGAGCATTTACCCGCTGAGCGTTCGCGTGCCAGACGTCGAAGAATTGCCGTACGACTTGAGCCATGGTCACGGCCGCGGTTTATCGAGTCCCACGAACCAGCAGCAGCACCAGCAACAACCCCATATGAGTCCCGCGGCTAGGCCGCCTCAGACACACCATCAGGACGATCTCGACTGTGAGCCGTTGGATCTGCGCGTCGATCACAAGAAGGAAAGGCTGACGGACGAAAATCAGAACGAGATAGAGGTTCTGAATCAAAACAGTCTCGGTAACAGTATCCCTTACCACACTGTCCTCTTCCCCCAACACCATGCCGTTCATCCGTTGGTCTTGGAAGCCATGTACCGATCGCATCACCATACCTCCCCCGTTCCTGACCTACCGAAGATCCAAGTTCGAGCTCTGCCGACGATGGTACCTCTACCACCGAACAGATTCCCATCCACCACCTCGTCCACATCACCCTCCTCGTCGCAGACCGTTCCCAGAGTACCCAGCCCTTCGAGTGGCCCTCAGCATCCTCAACAGCAACAGAGCCATTCGAGCCAACAGCAACAGCCACCGCAACCAGCGTCCAGCCTTCCACCTTACTCCATCAGCGTACAAGCCGGCCTGAAACCCAAGGACCGATACTCGTGCAAATTCTGTGGCAAAGTTTTTCCTAGATCGGCCAATCTAACCCGACACCTGAGGACGCACACCGGCGAACAACCGTACAAGTGTAAATACTGCGAGAGATCGTTCAGCATCTCCAGCAATCTCCAGAGACACGTCAGGAATATCCACAACAAGGAGAAACCGTTCAAGTGTCCGCTCTGTGAACGATGCTTCGGTCAACAGACGAATCTCGACAGACATCTGAAGAAACACGACGCGGATGGACCAACGATACTGGACGAGGTCAGATCAAGGTACCATGGACAGCTGCCAAGGGCGGACGAGTCGTATTTCGAAGAGATTCGCAGTTTCATGGGCAAGATCACGTCCCAGAGACAAGGGATACCTTACTTCCCTGGTTTACTCGGACACGGGGGGGACGAGTTCAGGAACGACAAGCAGCAACTCCAGCTGGAAGAGAAGAGAGGCGATTCTTCCTACTTTAGCGACAGGGACAACCTGAGCTCGAGGTCGAGCAGCACCACCAGCAGGCCTGAAAGTGTACAAGAGGAACAGAGGGAGGTCAATTCACCGCCTATGTCGCCCGGGAACAACACCTGA